In one Oryza glaberrima chromosome 2, OglaRS2, whole genome shotgun sequence genomic region, the following are encoded:
- the LOC127763511 gene encoding uncharacterized protein LOC127763511 isoform X1: MREASGMSGGEDVRKVSRQDIQLVQNLIERCLQLYMNQKEVVETLSFQAKIEPSFTELVWQKLEEENREFFKAYYVRLMLKNQIMVFNKLLEDQYRLMCKEQPSGVPSMPPTTNGSNMGTLNQNACFLPDTTPSTAMPDSLLPNGSSSGIVNGTPSSDQFIYAGKVIHGLPSSMDASSSLLAAHNSTAGRFNGDNGTTIKTEASYSGNSDFGFCNESAFLEPCQSIGDASGGSFSSSELNGQPLGDPIMDMDSSSFGFLSQIPRNFSFSDLTEDFSQSAEILENYGRSPFIPSEPNNFSESTPGDHAEIGNRRLDTISEGVSYEDFGSD, translated from the exons ATGAGAGAGGCGTCAGGCATGTCCGGGGGAGAAGACGTCCGCAAGGTTTCTCGCCAGGACATACAGCTC GTCCAGAATCTTATTGAACGATGTCTTCAGCTTTATATGAACCAGAAAGAAGTGGTTGAGACCCTATCATTCCAGGCGAAAATTGAACCTAGTTTTACTGAGCTTG TCTGGCAGAAACTTGAGGAAGAGAATCGTGAGTTCTTTAAAGCATATTATGTGAGACTTATGCTTAAGAATCAAATAATGGTCTTCAACAAGCTCCTTGAGGATCAGTATCGGCTTATGTGTAAAGAGCAGCCTTCTGGAGTACCTTCTATGCCTCCTACTACTAATGGCTCCAACATGGGCACAT TGAATCAAAATGCATGCTTTTTGCCAGACACTACTCCCAGCACTGCAATGCCAGATAGCTTGCTACCCAATGGAAGTTCCAGCGGTATTGTAAATGGCACTCCATCCAGTGACCAATTTATCTATGCTGGTAAAGTCATTCATGGTCTTCCTAGCAGTATGGATGCTTCATCTAGTCTACTGGCAGCACATAACTCAACTGCTGGGAGGTTTAATGGAGACAATGGAACAACAATCAAGACAGAAGCAAGCTACTCGGGCAACTCTGATTTTGGTTTCTGCAATGAGAGCGCTTTCCTAGAACCTTGCCAGTCAATTGGGGATGCCTCTGGTGGATCCTTCAGCAGCTCTGAGCTGAATGGACAGCCACTAGGTGATCCAATTATGGACATGGATTCATCATCTTTTGGTTTCTTGAGCCAAATTCCTCGGAATTTCAGTTTTTCAGATTTAACTGAAGACTTTAGCCAAAGTGCAG AAATATTGGAGAATTATGGCAGATCCCCTTTTATCCCTTCTGAACCAAATAATTTCTCAGAGTCTACTCCTGGAGACCATGCAG AAATAGGAAATAGACGGCTAGATACCATATCCGAGGGTGTTAGTTATGAAGATTTTGGAAGCGATTAA
- the LOC127763511 gene encoding uncharacterized protein LOC127763511 isoform X2: MREASGMSGGEDVRKVSRQDIQLVQNLIERCLQLYMNQKEVVETLSFQAKIEPSFTELVWQKLEEENREFFKAYYVRLMLKNQIMVFNKLLEDQYRLMCKEQPSGVPSMPPTTNGSNMGTLNQNACFLPDTTPSTAMPDSLLPNGSSSGIVNGTPSSDQFIYAGKVIHGLPSSMDASSSLLAAHNSTAGRFNGDNGTTIKTEASYSGNSDFGFCNESAFLEPCQSIGDASGGSFSSSELNGQPLGDPIMDMDSSSFGFLSQIPRNFSFSDLTEDFSQSAEILENYGRSPFIPSEPNNFSESTPGDHAG; encoded by the exons ATGAGAGAGGCGTCAGGCATGTCCGGGGGAGAAGACGTCCGCAAGGTTTCTCGCCAGGACATACAGCTC GTCCAGAATCTTATTGAACGATGTCTTCAGCTTTATATGAACCAGAAAGAAGTGGTTGAGACCCTATCATTCCAGGCGAAAATTGAACCTAGTTTTACTGAGCTTG TCTGGCAGAAACTTGAGGAAGAGAATCGTGAGTTCTTTAAAGCATATTATGTGAGACTTATGCTTAAGAATCAAATAATGGTCTTCAACAAGCTCCTTGAGGATCAGTATCGGCTTATGTGTAAAGAGCAGCCTTCTGGAGTACCTTCTATGCCTCCTACTACTAATGGCTCCAACATGGGCACAT TGAATCAAAATGCATGCTTTTTGCCAGACACTACTCCCAGCACTGCAATGCCAGATAGCTTGCTACCCAATGGAAGTTCCAGCGGTATTGTAAATGGCACTCCATCCAGTGACCAATTTATCTATGCTGGTAAAGTCATTCATGGTCTTCCTAGCAGTATGGATGCTTCATCTAGTCTACTGGCAGCACATAACTCAACTGCTGGGAGGTTTAATGGAGACAATGGAACAACAATCAAGACAGAAGCAAGCTACTCGGGCAACTCTGATTTTGGTTTCTGCAATGAGAGCGCTTTCCTAGAACCTTGCCAGTCAATTGGGGATGCCTCTGGTGGATCCTTCAGCAGCTCTGAGCTGAATGGACAGCCACTAGGTGATCCAATTATGGACATGGATTCATCATCTTTTGGTTTCTTGAGCCAAATTCCTCGGAATTTCAGTTTTTCAGATTTAACTGAAGACTTTAGCCAAAGTGCAG AAATATTGGAGAATTATGGCAGATCCCCTTTTATCCCTTCTGAACCAAATAATTTCTCAGAGTCTACTCCTGGAGACCATGCAG GTTGA
- the LOC127763512 gene encoding 50S ribosomal protein L3, chloroplastic, translating into MAMAAVGIGGGGGALGLLAPRRRAASWSGAGGAAAAAARRRPLVAVVRASYEAGVGVMATKVGMMTYFDPATGKPVPVTVVGFREGGNVVTQVKTAATDGYDAVQVGYHGVREEKLTRPELGHLGKAGAPPLRHLQEFRLQSVDGYDPGQPLDFADMFKEGDLVDISGKSIGKGFQGGIKRHNFKRGLMTHGSKSHRALGSIGAGTTPGRVYKGKKMPGRMGGTKTKIRKLKIVKIDNDLKVVMIKGAVPGKPGNLLRIAPAKIVGKNIPKN; encoded by the exons ATGGCCATGGCGGCCgtgggcatcggcggcggcggcggcgcgctgggcctcctcgcgccgcgccgccgcgccgcctcctggAGCGGCGCAggtggcgcggctgcggcggcggcgcggcggcggccgctggtggcggtggtgcgcgCGTCGTACGAGGCCGGGGTCGGGGTGATGGCGACCAAGGTCGGGATGATGACCTACTTCGACCCGGCCACCGGCAAGCCGGTGCCGGTGACCGTCGTGGGGTTCCGGGAGGGCGGCAACGTGGTGACGCAGGTGAAGACGGCGGCCACCGACGGGTACGACGCCGTGCAGGTGGGGTACCACGGCGTCCGCGAGGAGAAGCTCACCCGCCCGGAGCTCGGCCACCTCGGCAaggccggcgcgccgccgctccgccacctGCAGGAGTTCCGCCTCCAGTCCGTCGACGGGTACGACCCCGGCCAGCCGCTCGACTTCGCCGACATGTTCAAGGAGGGCGACCTCGTCGACATCTCCGGCAAGTCCATCGGCAAGGGGTTCCAAG GTGGCATCAAGAGGCACAACTTCAAGCGAGGGCTGATGACCCACGGTTCCAAGAGCCACAGAGCTCTGGGATCGATCGGTGCCGGGACGACGCCGGGTCGGGTGTACAAGGGGAAGAAGATGCCCGGGAGGATGGGAGGAACCAAGACCAAGATCAGGAAGCTCAAGATCGTCAAGATCGACAACGACCTGAAAGTTGTCATGATCAAGGGCGCCGTTCCAGGGAAGCCCGGGAACCTCCTCCGCATCGCTCCTGCCAAGATCGTCGGCAAGAACATCCCCAAGAACTAG
- the LOC127762274 gene encoding spliceosome-associated protein 130 A-like, which yields MYLYSLTLQRATGAVCAVIGSFSGRDSKKSAASGSSSSSSSTQEIAVARGTTLELLRPDPETGRLRTLLSVDVFGAIRSLAQFRLTGATKDYLVVGSDSGRLVILEYSPDRNRLDKVHQETFGKSGCRRIVPGQLLAVDPKGRALCIAALEKQKLVYVLNRDAAARLTISSPLEAHKSNTLTFSLTALDCGFDNPVFAAIELEYAESDRDPTGQAAEQAQKHLTFYELDLGLNHVSRKASEPIDNGANLLVTVPGGGDGPSGLLVCCDNFVLYRNQGHPEVRAVIPRRADLPAERGVLIVAAATHRQKSLFFFLLQTEYGDIFKVDLEHSNDTVTELRIKYFDTIPVTSAICVLRSGFLFAASEFGNHALYQFRDIGRDVDVESSSATLMETDEGFQPVFFQPRALKNLYRIDEIESLMPIMDMRVANLFDEETPQVFTACGRGPRSTLRILRPGLAISEMARSMLPAEPIAVWTVKKNINDMFDAYIVVSFANVTLVLSIGETIEEVSDSQFLDTTHSLAVSLLGEDSLMQVHPNGIRHIREDGRVNEWRTPGKKTITKVGSNRLQVVIALSGGELIYFEMDMTGQLMEVEKQDMSGDVACLAIAPVPEGRQRSRFLAVGSYDNTIRILSLDPDDCLQPLSVQSVSSAPESLMFLEVQASVGGEDGADHPANLFLNAGLQNGVLFRTNVDMVTGQLSDTRSRFLGLRPPKLFPCIVSHRQAMLCLSSRPWLGYIHQGHFLLTPLSCDTLESAASFSSDQCSEGVVAVAGDALRIFTIERLGETFNETAIPLRYTPRKFVILPKKKYLAVIESDKGALSAEEREAAKKECLEAAGVTENGNANNGDQMENGDGQEDGAEDRNTLPDEQYGYPKAESERWVSCIRILDPKSRDTTCLLELQDNEAAVSICTVNFHDKEHGTLLAVGTAKGLQFWPKRNLSAGFIHIYKFVDEGRSLELLHKTQVEEVPLALCQFQGRLLAGVGSVLRLYDLGKRKLLRKCENKLFPRTIVSIHTYRDRIYVGDMQESFHYCKYRRDENQLYIFADDSVPRWLTAANHIDFDTMAGADKFGNIYFARLPQDLSDEIEEDPTGGKIKWEQGKLNGAPNKVEEIVQFHVGDVVTCLQKASLIPGGGECLIYGTVMGSVGALLAFTSREDVDFFSHLEMHLRQEHPPLCGRDHMAYRSAYFPVKDVIDGDLCEQFPSLPADMQRKIADELDRTPGEILKKLEDIRNKII from the exons ATGTACCTCTACAGCCTGACGCTGCAGCGGGCGACGGGCGCGGTGTGCGCCGTCATCGGCAGCTTCAGCGGGCGCGACTCGAAGAAGTCGGCGGCGtccgggtcgtcgtcgtcgtcgtcgtccacgcaGGAGATCGCCGTGGCCCGTGGCACCACTCTCGAGCTCCTCCGCCCCGACCCGGAGACCGGCCGCCTCCGCACGCTCCTCTCCGTCGACGTCTTCGGCGCCATCCGCTCGCTCGCCCAGTTCCGCCTCACCGGCGCCACCAAGGACTACCTCGTCGTCGGCTCCGACTCCGGCCGCCTCGTCATCCTCGAGTACTCCCCCGACCGCAACCGCCTCGACAAGGTCCACCAGGAGACCTTCGGCAAGTCCGGCTGCCGCCGCATCGTCCCCGGCCagctcctcgccgtcgacccCAAGGGCCGCGCCCTCTGCATCGCCGCCCTCGAGAAGCAGAAGCTCGTCTACGTCCTCAACCgtgacgccgccgcgcgcctcacCATCTCGTCTCCTCTCGAGGCGCACAAGTCCAACACGCTCACCTTCTCCCTCACTGCCCTCGACTGCGGGTTCGACAACCCTGTCTTCGCCGCCATTGAGCTTGAGTACGCCGAGTCCGACCGCGACCCCACCGGGCAGGCTGCCGAGCAGGCGCAGAAGCACCTCACATTCTATGAGCTAGACCTGGGGCTCAATCATGTCTCGCGCAAGGCCTCCGAGCCGATAGATAACGGTGCTAATCTACTGGTGACTGTGcctggtggtggtgatgggccAAGCGGGCTCCTCGTGTGCTGCGACAACTTTGTGCTTTACCGGAACCAGGGGCACCCGGAAGTGCGGGCTGTCATTCCACGCCGCGCTGATCTCCCGGCTGAGCGCGGTGTCCTCATAGTCGCAGCCGCCACGCACAGGCAGAAGAGCTTGTTCTTCTTCTTACTACAGACTGAGTACGGCGATATCTTCAAGGTTGACCTCGAACACAGTAATGACACTGTTACTGAGCTCAGGATCAAGTACTTTGACACCATACCTGTGACATCTGCTATCTGTGTGCTGCGCTCAGGTTTTCTCTTTGCTGCTTCTGAGTTTGGCAACCATGCACTTTATCAGTTCCGTGATATTGGGCGGGATGTGGATGTTGAGTCGTCTTCAGCTACACTGATGGAGACAGATGAGGGGTTCCAGCCCGTATTCTTTCAGCCAAGAGCACTCAAGAACCTGTACCGGATCGATGAAATTGAAAGTCTCATGCCAATCATGGACATGCGTGTTGCAAATCTATTTGATGAGGAAACACCACAGGTATTCACAGCCTGCGGCCGTGGTCCTCGGTCCACCTTGCGCATCCTGAGGCCTGGGCTTGCCATTAGTGAGATGGCTCGATCGATGTTGCCGGCTGAGCCTATTGCTGTCTGGACTGTAAAGAAGAATATCAATGACATGTTTGATGCCTACATTGTCGTGTCCTTTGCCAATGTTACACTTGTGCTCTCCATCGGTGAGACTATTGAGGAAGTCAGCGACAGCCAGTTTCTGGATACCACTCACTCCCTGGCAGTTTCTCTCCTTGGCGAGGACTCTCTCATGCAGGTCCACCCGAACGGCATCAGGCACATCAGGGAGGATGGCCGTGTGAATGAGTGGAGGACACCTGGGAAGAAAACTATCACTAAGGTTGGATCAAACCGGCTCCAGGTGGTAATCGCCCTCAGTGGTGGAGAGCTTATCTACTTTGAGATGGACATGACAGGTCAGCTTATGGAAGTCGAGAAGCAGGACATGTCTGGTGATGTTGCATGCCTGGCCATTGCGCCAGTTCCAGAGGGGAGACAGAGGTCCCGATTCCTTGCAGTTGGTTCCTATGATAACACCATCCGAATACTCTCCCTGGACCCTGATGACTGCTTGCAGCCTCTGAGTGTCCAAAGTGTCTCTTCAGCCCCAGAGTCCCTCATGTTTCTAGAAGTTCAGGCATCAGTTGGCGGTGAGGACGGTGCGGACCATCCAGCCAACCTTTTCCTCAATGCTGGCCTGCAAAATGGTGTCCTGTTCCGCACCAATGTTGACATGGTCACTGGTCAGTTATCTGACACACGATCTCGGTTCCTTGGCCTGAGACCTCCAAAACTGTTTCCGTGCATAGTTAGCCACCGGCAAGCAATGCTTTGCCTGTCCAGCCGTCCCTGGCTTGGCTACATACATCAAGGCCACTTCCTATTGACTCCACTGTCCTGTGATACACTTGAATCTGCTGCATCCTTCTCTTCTGATCAGTGCTCAGAAGGTGTTGTTGCCGTTGCTGGTGATGCCCTACGAATTTTCACCATTGAACGCCTGGGGGAGACTTTCAATGAAACAGCCATCCCTCTGCGCTACACCCCAAGGAAATTTGTGATTCTTCCAAAAAAGAAATACCTTGCTGTCATTGAGAGTGATAAAGGTGCGCTCAGCGCAGAAGAGCGAGAAGCGGCTAAGAAGGAGTGCCTTGAGGCTGCTGGTGTTACAGAAAATGGTAATGCAAATAATGGGGATCAGATGGAGAATGGTGATGGTCAAGAAGATGGTGCTGAGGACAGAAACACACTTCCAGATGAACAGTATGGTTATCCAAAGGCGGAATCAGAAAGGTGGGTTTCTTGCATCAGGATTCTTGATCCAAAGAGCAGAGACACGACTTGTCTGCTTGAATTGCAAGACAATGAAGCAGCTGTTAGCATTTGCACTGTGAACTTTCATGATAAGGAGCATGGTACTCTCTTGGCTGTTGGTACTGCCAAGGGATTGCAATTCTGGCCAAAGAGGAACCTTTCAGCTGGGTTCATCCACATATACAAGTTTGTAGATGAAGGGAGGTCACTTGAACTGCTTCACAAGACACAGGTGGAGGAAGTACCTCTTGCCTTGTGCCAGTTCCAAGGACGGTTGCTTGCTGGTGTTGGTTCAGTCCTCAGGTTATATGATCTTGGGAAGAGGAAGTTGCTCAGGAAGTGTGAAAACAAACTTTTCCCAAGGACGATAGTGTCTATCCATACTTACCGAGATAGGATCTATGTTGGTGATATGCAAGAG TCATTTCATTATTGCAAGTACAGAAGGGATGAAAACCAACTGTACATCTTCGCTGATGATAGTGTTCCCAGGTGGCTCACAGCAGCAAATCACATAGATTTTGATACTATGGCAGGGGCAGATAAGTTTGGGAACATATATTTTGCTCGCCTTCCTCAGGATCTCTCAGATGAGATTGAAGAAGACCCAACTGGGGGGAAGATTAAATGGGAGCAAGGGAAGTTGAATGGGGCCCCAAACAAAGTAGAGGAGATTGTTCAGTTTCATGTTGGTGATGTTGTCACATGTTTGCAGAAAGCCTCTTTAATACCGGGAGGCGGCGAATGTCTTATTTATGGGACTGTGATGGGCAGTGTTGGGGCACTGCTTGCATTCACCTCCAGGGAAGATGTTGACTTCTTTTCTCACTTGGAGATGCATCTCCGCCAGGAGCATCCACCATTATGTGGAAGAGATCACATGGCCTACAGATCTGCTTATTTTCCAGTGAAg GATGTGATTGATGGTGACCTCTGTGAGCAGTTTCCATCCCTCCCAGCTGATATGCAAAGGAAGATTGCCGATGAACTCGACAGAACTCCTGGTGAAATCCTGAAGAAGCTGGAGGACATTAGGAACAAAATTATCTGA